A DNA window from Armatimonadota bacterium contains the following coding sequences:
- a CDS encoding aldo/keto reductase gives MKMRALGKSGLEVSEISLGCWTMGGLNFVNGVPNGWANVDEAEVQQAIKLGIDAGVNHFDNADVYGNGRAERMLARCLANLGIDNKSLIIATKIGHFAGTAEHAYEPAHIRHQCEQSLINLKREYIDLYYFHHGNFGENGKYLEAAAETMHRLIEEGKVRFAGQSAYSVEDFARAVPVVKPVVLQSWGHALADEFIKEDSPLQKLMTEHELSFVAFSPLAQGLLLDKFDPENPPAFEDGDYRKNKETFGTENLRKLKPKLATLKERFGSSIEDLASMAINYVLAMPNVCCAIPGFRNANQVRCNLAADGRTLSSEDVAFIRQVLNG, from the coding sequence ATGAAGATGCGCGCGCTCGGGAAGTCGGGCCTTGAAGTTTCGGAAATCAGCCTCGGTTGCTGGACCATGGGGGGACTGAACTTTGTCAACGGCGTTCCAAACGGATGGGCGAATGTCGATGAAGCCGAGGTTCAGCAAGCCATCAAACTCGGCATTGACGCCGGAGTCAACCACTTTGACAACGCGGACGTTTATGGCAACGGACGCGCCGAGCGCATGCTCGCCCGATGTCTAGCGAACCTGGGAATCGACAACAAGTCGCTGATCATCGCCACCAAGATTGGGCACTTTGCCGGAACCGCTGAACACGCTTATGAGCCCGCACACATCCGACATCAGTGCGAGCAATCACTGATCAATCTGAAGCGTGAGTACATCGACCTGTATTACTTCCACCACGGGAACTTCGGCGAGAATGGGAAGTATCTCGAAGCCGCTGCCGAAACCATGCATCGCTTGATCGAAGAAGGGAAGGTCCGATTTGCGGGGCAGTCCGCGTATTCGGTCGAGGATTTCGCCCGAGCTGTGCCTGTGGTCAAACCGGTTGTCTTGCAAAGCTGGGGACACGCCTTGGCCGACGAGTTCATCAAAGAAGACTCGCCGCTGCAGAAGCTGATGACCGAACACGAGCTGAGCTTTGTCGCCTTTAGCCCATTGGCTCAGGGATTGTTGCTCGACAAGTTCGATCCTGAGAATCCTCCTGCGTTCGAAGATGGCGATTATCGCAAAAACAAGGAGACCTTTGGCACCGAGAACTTGCGAAAGCTCAAGCCGAAGCTCGCAACGTTAAAAGAGCGGTTTGGTTCGTCGATCGAAGACTTGGCCTCGATGGCGATCAACTATGTTTTGGCGATGCCGAATGTCTGCTGCGCCATCCCTGGATTCAGAAATGCCAACCAAGTTCGGTGCAATCTCGCCGCTGATGGTCGTACGCTCTCCTCGGAGGACGTGGCGTTCATTCGGCAGGTTCTGAACGGCTAA
- a CDS encoding polysaccharide pyruvyl transferase family protein, with translation MKISVLNYTGHRANWGSRATSENLLEDLRSVFGSDAEFHLVPLLSSGWKDRAVELIWGKRIHAALRGTRLPGDWLKSAARVIYGAHLDQVQKADIVVFQSEGTMNGQKFSTGDRLLLLPYLAATVLDKPVLAINGSVEPIVPEFESAIRHVFQQFRYVAAREPVSKEYLNKIGVNASCLPDSAFDVRPSTSEHAPCDPYICLSGSAILRNVNYEAFFDAVIEWASSNGIAVVTLLSGPADQKCFGEKPGVTRIQTEATPSEVAAVIEGAKLLISGRYHMNIFAAAVHTPFISLPSGSHKTDGLLEILGNAVPSCTFDDLGAIRSTLNQVLRDRDAISAKLAAGMQAIQSLRAEGLQNLKASFSRSEPAE, from the coding sequence TTGAAGATTTCAGTTTTGAACTACACCGGGCATCGCGCGAATTGGGGATCACGGGCGACCAGCGAAAATCTGCTCGAAGACCTAAGGTCTGTATTCGGGAGCGATGCAGAGTTCCATTTGGTGCCACTACTGAGCTCCGGATGGAAGGACCGTGCGGTCGAACTGATTTGGGGCAAGCGGATTCACGCCGCACTCCGAGGAACCCGATTGCCGGGCGATTGGCTCAAGTCAGCGGCGCGAGTCATCTACGGCGCGCACCTGGATCAGGTTCAGAAAGCAGACATCGTCGTGTTTCAGAGCGAAGGCACCATGAACGGCCAGAAGTTCTCAACTGGCGATCGGCTGCTATTGCTTCCCTATTTGGCGGCGACGGTCCTGGACAAGCCAGTGTTGGCGATTAATGGTTCGGTCGAGCCAATCGTCCCCGAGTTTGAATCCGCGATTCGCCATGTGTTCCAGCAGTTCCGGTACGTCGCGGCAAGGGAGCCAGTATCCAAGGAGTATCTCAACAAAATTGGAGTCAACGCGTCGTGCTTGCCAGATTCAGCTTTCGATGTCCGGCCTTCGACCAGTGAGCATGCGCCCTGCGATCCATACATCTGTCTATCTGGCTCAGCGATTCTGCGCAATGTGAACTACGAGGCGTTCTTTGATGCCGTCATAGAATGGGCATCTTCCAATGGAATTGCGGTCGTCACGCTGCTTTCTGGCCCTGCCGACCAAAAGTGCTTCGGAGAGAAGCCAGGAGTGACCCGGATCCAGACAGAAGCCACCCCAAGCGAAGTCGCAGCCGTCATCGAAGGCGCAAAGCTCCTCATCAGCGGTCGATACCACATGAACATTTTCGCGGCGGCGGTCCACACGCCGTTTATCTCCTTGCCATCAGGCAGCCACAAGACCGATGGGTTACTGGAGATTCTCGGCAACGCGGTACCGTCGTGCACGTTTGACGATCTCGGGGCGATTCGGTCCACGCTCAATCAAGTCCTCCGGGATCGAGACGCCATTTCCGCAAAGCTCGCAGCAGGGATGCAGGCGATCCAGTCGCTGCGAGCAGAAGGTCTTCAGAATCTCAAAGCCAGCTTTAGCCGTTCAGAACCTGCCGAATGA
- a CDS encoding cellulase family glycosylhydrolase, whose protein sequence is MASAMFFSSLASVSYGQGSPPENPGETEYDETYTDPLPVHLRHGINLDGIYQADWEYKMGRPCYDMRRLSSMLLGFDFEYIAQQGFDHVRIPISPIAFGAKDQTGQVDPNYEFIRGATDTGFSILWPVGYKIKAQDSFNALATDIIDAQVQGLDVIIDCHPWAVSEVHWNDAWVGESGTTPSPTGTYLENFCTSNSIPSLITSNHPLPKFWDSFLAELKTHLEISSNPKYVAGQNVFKGIHFEILNEPMVNFWGQFKDSHYGPKYSVGVTFAHDNPTYKTWLFDQLANWKAIQAQTIKAIYSRVNPADSRVIVSTLTNLVDSYGLQRRGTAQSDPTFQFSPFVAADMTGIGGQVGWSRRLIYAYHPYLPFRYTHEPGKEYLKRRDYYDDLVFHSSFFYLDNIWETGDQITRIRALPYMTTWQAQYEGTAMLATEVGAIHPTGLGFEYEDTEITAQLRGIPEEMRDKWLYDIRTSLESMNSGWTIFGYTGTWGMTKRGVHLENFWLPNYPTQPIYSRSETRNDPELFSEQNISALFGDSRPGGPNDED, encoded by the coding sequence TTGGCATCAGCCATGTTCTTCAGTTCGTTGGCGTCTGTTTCGTATGGGCAAGGGAGCCCTCCTGAAAATCCAGGTGAAACAGAATACGACGAGACCTACACCGACCCATTGCCAGTGCATTTGCGTCATGGTATTAACCTGGACGGCATTTACCAAGCCGACTGGGAATATAAAATGGGTAGGCCGTGTTACGACATGCGACGCCTTAGCAGCATGCTACTAGGTTTTGACTTCGAATACATCGCGCAACAAGGGTTCGATCATGTGCGGATTCCAATTTCTCCCATTGCATTTGGTGCAAAAGATCAAACTGGCCAAGTCGATCCAAATTATGAGTTTATCCGCGGTGCAACCGATACTGGCTTCTCAATATTATGGCCAGTTGGTTACAAAATCAAGGCACAGGACAGTTTTAATGCGCTAGCAACTGACATCATCGATGCGCAAGTTCAGGGACTGGATGTCATTATCGACTGCCATCCATGGGCCGTATCTGAGGTCCATTGGAACGATGCATGGGTGGGCGAATCGGGTACAACACCTTCACCTACTGGAACGTATTTGGAGAACTTTTGCACATCTAATTCCATTCCCAGTCTGATAACCTCGAACCATCCGTTACCAAAGTTTTGGGACTCGTTCTTAGCTGAACTTAAAACCCATCTCGAAATTTCGAGCAACCCTAAATATGTCGCTGGTCAAAATGTTTTCAAGGGGATTCATTTCGAGATTTTGAATGAACCAATGGTCAACTTTTGGGGGCAATTCAAAGATTCTCACTATGGACCAAAGTATTCAGTCGGCGTAACTTTTGCGCATGACAATCCTACCTACAAGACTTGGCTGTTCGATCAACTGGCGAATTGGAAGGCCATCCAAGCACAAACCATCAAGGCAATCTATTCAAGGGTCAACCCGGCAGATTCCAGGGTTATCGTTTCGACCTTGACTAACCTTGTTGATAGTTATGGCCTCCAACGCCGCGGTACGGCACAGTCTGATCCAACTTTCCAATTTTCACCTTTTGTCGCAGCGGACATGACAGGAATCGGAGGGCAAGTGGGTTGGAGCCGCAGGCTGATTTACGCATACCATCCTTATCTTCCTTTTAGATACACTCATGAACCTGGAAAGGAATACCTTAAGCGCAGGGACTATTATGATGATCTCGTTTTCCATTCGAGTTTCTTCTACCTAGATAACATCTGGGAGACGGGAGACCAGATTACGAGGATTAGAGCCTTGCCATACATGACAACTTGGCAGGCACAGTATGAAGGGACCGCAATGCTCGCAACCGAAGTCGGTGCCATCCATCCAACTGGTCTCGGGTTTGAATATGAGGACACCGAAATTACTGCACAATTACGGGGAATTCCTGAAGAAATGCGAGATAAATGGCTCTATGACATTCGTACAAGTCTAGAGAGCATGAATTCCGGATGGACGATCTTTGGCTACACCGGAACTTGGGGCATGACAAAGAGGGGTGTTCACCTGGAGAATTTCTGGCTACCCAACTATCCGACGCAACCCATCTATAGCCGGAGTGAGACGAGGAATGACCCGGAGCTGTTTTCAGAGCAAAATATCAGTGCACTTTTTGGTGATAGTCGCCCCGGAGGTCCAAATGATGAAGACTAA
- a CDS encoding DUF1854 domain-containing protein: MSKTIDPKSVKLFHAPRDQFRMTVDQEYSVVMVEPKWAAPLSHPGKNLGLLNAKGEELIMFQSLEDVEGDSRLALEAELSRRYLTSTIHKILHAKVEYGSTYWTVITERGERDFVAQSLQENAQWMGPSHLLLVDIDGNRFEIPDVNALDLKSREYIETIV; this comes from the coding sequence GTGAGCAAAACTATTGATCCAAAGTCCGTGAAGCTATTTCACGCGCCGCGTGACCAGTTCCGGATGACTGTTGATCAGGAATATAGTGTGGTGATGGTAGAGCCCAAATGGGCTGCGCCATTGAGCCATCCAGGCAAGAACCTCGGATTATTGAACGCAAAGGGCGAAGAGCTTATTATGTTCCAGAGTCTGGAGGACGTTGAAGGAGATTCGAGGCTCGCACTCGAAGCGGAGCTTAGCCGACGGTATCTCACTTCGACGATCCACAAGATTCTGCATGCGAAAGTTGAGTACGGATCCACCTATTGGACGGTGATCACCGAACGCGGAGAACGAGACTTCGTCGCTCAGAGCCTCCAGGAGAACGCCCAATGGATGGGACCAAGTCATCTCTTGTTGGTCGATATCGATGGAAATCGATTCGAAATTCCTGATGTGAATGCCCTCGATCTGAAGAGTCGGGAGTACATCGAGACGATTGTTTAA
- a CDS encoding PEP-CTERM sorting domain-containing protein produces the protein MSVFFALSLLSSHSSALTWSMREVTAPGESELRFTGINNAGQISADGRNTQSLFRINTNGQIVTATPSVHQHTNFTSGGINEAGDVVVYGNPIPGSGRTKVGYWTPGVGMTDLMVQDNGQNYWFESFAMNNAHTAVGWAEWFGNGGSGGTGNAIRYSPTSSSLLDPGYWDGYNLARDIDEAGTIVGCVNFNPIRWNPDGSYTGLALAGHFGVASSINSSGMISGVISNSTRRFLAIWNASGQLIQKIDIGTRDPIPSPLGETSFINDNGEVVVTGYENGVIRQYFWSQSTGMVDFSNSITNIQNGRIAITGFNNRREIIATGYFGNVYKQNLLLTPVPEPSELIVLGVGLVGVALRRRKRTQS, from the coding sequence GTGTCAGTTTTTTTTGCTCTGAGCCTTTTAAGTTCGCACTCTTCTGCACTCACATGGTCAATGCGGGAAGTGACAGCACCAGGCGAATCAGAACTCCGCTTTACTGGGATAAACAATGCAGGTCAGATTTCTGCCGACGGTAGAAATACCCAAAGCCTTTTCAGGATTAATACTAACGGACAGATTGTAACTGCAACACCTTCAGTTCACCAGCACACGAATTTCACGTCAGGTGGCATTAATGAAGCTGGCGATGTGGTTGTTTATGGAAATCCGATTCCTGGTTCTGGCCGTACTAAAGTTGGTTATTGGACTCCAGGCGTGGGAATGACCGACCTGATGGTGCAGGACAATGGACAGAACTATTGGTTCGAGTCATTTGCCATGAACAATGCCCATACCGCAGTAGGTTGGGCGGAGTGGTTTGGAAATGGCGGGTCTGGCGGAACTGGAAACGCCATCCGATATTCACCGACGAGTAGCTCACTCCTTGATCCGGGGTACTGGGACGGTTATAACCTTGCCAGGGACATTGATGAAGCTGGAACGATTGTAGGTTGTGTAAATTTCAATCCGATTCGGTGGAATCCCGATGGAAGCTATACGGGCCTTGCTTTGGCTGGTCACTTTGGCGTCGCCAGCAGCATCAATTCCAGCGGAATGATCAGCGGAGTCATCAGCAATTCCACCCGAAGATTCTTGGCAATCTGGAACGCTTCTGGACAGTTAATTCAGAAAATCGATATCGGAACTCGTGATCCAATTCCGTCTCCACTTGGTGAGACTAGCTTTATCAATGACAATGGTGAAGTAGTCGTGACCGGTTATGAAAATGGGGTCATTCGCCAGTACTTCTGGTCACAATCGACCGGAATGGTCGATTTTTCGAATTCCATTACAAATATTCAAAATGGACGAATCGCAATTACTGGGTTCAACAACAGAAGAGAGATCATTGCAACCGGTTACTTTGGAAACGTCTACAAGCAGAATCTACTCCTCACCCCAGTGCCGGAGCCATCTGAACTGATCGTTCTTGGAGTTGGGTTGGTGGGCGTCGCACTCCGGCGACGAAAGCGAACCCAATCGTAG
- a CDS encoding ATP-binding cassette domain-containing protein gives MNAIEPASPDPLIRLQTDLLENGNYGHQLLEVTKDELKIIDRSGVPVETIPIADIFHARNEPVVGGGRLEITTKTGEKLAVARYTHTLAARFSEAARGIEQLAKGDEFSINLKPVKTHCDKCQRLLPEVDGLCPVCINRSQTLLRIARYMVPYRFRAVALALLALTTTLLSLVPPMLQGKIVDEVLNPAKNYDLLIQCMIGWLCIVICSSTVNVIRDRQVAYLAAHVAADLRSSVYRAVEFLQLNYFDKKQVGAISARVTTDTDRVWNFLIEGIPYFMMNGLMLIGVSAFLFYTNWFLALCILAPIPIIVGIGVKFWKPMVQMFYRTGQKWARFHIHLNESLNGIRVVKAFAKEDHEFAKFQQRNTELRQSGLDADSRWYTIFGAMMFFTSMGNLILWLVGGSMVFRRELTLGEFLRIQAYLALVYGPLQWFAAINNWFSRAMAGADRIFEIIDMEKEKYASKADYKPTIKGEVTFNNVRFGYDKSNPVLKDICFTAKPGEMIGLVGKSGAGKSTTINLIARFYEPDSGSIAIDGVDYRDIDLQCLREQIGIVLQEPFLFNGTIAENIAYGKADASIEEIIAASRAANAHNFIMQKPDGYDTMVGERGSKLSGGERQRVSIARAILHDPRILILDEATSSVDVETEKQIQEAIQHLVNGRTTFAIAHRLSTLRNADRLIVLDRGKIVEIGTHEELMEKKGEFYNLVQTQSKVQEIVGYAYAEEA, from the coding sequence ATGAATGCTATTGAACCGGCGAGTCCGGACCCCTTAATACGTCTTCAGACCGATTTGCTGGAAAACGGCAATTACGGTCATCAACTGCTCGAAGTCACCAAGGATGAACTGAAGATCATTGATCGATCGGGTGTTCCGGTCGAGACAATCCCGATTGCAGACATCTTTCATGCGAGAAATGAACCCGTCGTTGGTGGTGGAAGGCTTGAGATCACCACCAAGACCGGCGAAAAGCTCGCGGTCGCGAGGTACACGCACACCCTTGCCGCCAGGTTCAGCGAAGCTGCTCGGGGGATCGAGCAACTCGCTAAGGGTGACGAGTTTTCAATCAACCTCAAGCCGGTCAAGACCCATTGCGATAAGTGCCAACGGCTCTTGCCGGAGGTCGATGGGCTTTGTCCCGTCTGTATCAATCGTAGTCAGACGCTGCTTCGAATCGCGCGGTACATGGTGCCGTATCGGTTCCGAGCAGTTGCGCTGGCGTTGCTTGCGCTGACCACGACCTTGCTCAGCTTGGTGCCACCGATGCTCCAAGGCAAGATCGTTGACGAAGTCCTAAACCCTGCCAAGAATTACGACCTGCTGATTCAATGCATGATCGGCTGGCTGTGCATCGTCATCTGTTCTTCGACGGTCAACGTGATTCGAGATCGGCAAGTGGCGTATCTCGCAGCTCACGTCGCTGCGGACTTGCGAAGCAGCGTCTATCGTGCGGTTGAGTTCTTGCAGCTCAACTACTTCGATAAGAAGCAAGTTGGGGCCATCAGTGCGCGCGTGACTACGGACACCGACCGCGTTTGGAACTTCCTGATCGAAGGCATCCCGTACTTCATGATGAACGGCCTAATGCTGATCGGTGTGAGCGCGTTTTTGTTCTACACCAATTGGTTCTTGGCGCTCTGTATCCTTGCTCCGATTCCGATCATTGTTGGCATCGGTGTGAAGTTCTGGAAGCCGATGGTGCAGATGTTCTATCGCACCGGTCAGAAGTGGGCAAGGTTCCACATTCACCTCAACGAATCGCTAAACGGAATTCGAGTCGTCAAGGCGTTTGCGAAGGAAGATCACGAGTTTGCGAAGTTCCAGCAACGCAATACAGAGTTGAGGCAGAGCGGCCTCGATGCCGATTCGCGCTGGTACACGATCTTCGGCGCGATGATGTTCTTCACCTCGATGGGGAACCTGATTCTCTGGCTCGTAGGCGGTTCGATGGTGTTTCGGCGCGAGCTGACTCTGGGAGAATTCTTGCGAATCCAGGCTTATCTCGCGCTGGTGTACGGTCCCCTCCAATGGTTTGCGGCAATCAATAACTGGTTTAGCCGAGCGATGGCGGGCGCAGATCGAATCTTCGAAATCATCGACATGGAGAAGGAGAAATACGCTTCGAAGGCTGACTACAAGCCGACGATCAAGGGAGAAGTGACCTTCAACAACGTTCGGTTTGGATACGACAAGTCGAACCCTGTCCTTAAGGACATCTGCTTCACCGCCAAACCGGGTGAGATGATCGGATTGGTGGGTAAGAGTGGTGCCGGCAAGAGCACGACGATCAACCTCATTGCGCGGTTTTATGAGCCGGACTCAGGTTCGATTGCGATCGATGGCGTGGATTATCGCGACATCGACCTGCAGTGTCTTCGCGAGCAAATTGGGATTGTTCTTCAGGAACCATTCCTCTTTAATGGGACGATTGCGGAGAACATCGCTTACGGTAAGGCGGATGCGAGCATTGAGGAGATCATTGCTGCTTCAAGGGCGGCCAACGCACACAACTTCATCATGCAGAAGCCGGACGGCTATGACACGATGGTGGGCGAGCGCGGCTCGAAGCTGAGTGGTGGCGAGCGTCAGCGGGTGAGTATTGCCCGTGCGATTCTTCATGATCCTCGGATTCTGATTCTGGATGAAGCGACTTCGAGCGTTGATGTCGAAACAGAGAAGCAGATTCAAGAAGCGATTCAACATCTCGTCAATGGCCGAACGACATTTGCGATTGCGCACCGACTGTCGACCTTGCGAAATGCAGACCGCTTGATTGTGCTGGATCGAGGAAAAATCGTCGAGATTGGCACCCATGAAGAGCTGATGGAAAAGAAAGGCGAATTCTATAACCTTGTGCAGACCCAAAGCAAGGTTCAAGAAATCGTCGGCTACGCATATGCGGAGGAGGCATAA
- the hutH gene encoding histidine ammonia-lyase codes for MIELSGQPLTLAEIESVAVDLEPVSLSPKAREAMHRSRRVVDDIIAQGKVAYGVNTGFGRLSDVAIPHEKLGELQLNLVRSHACGFGEPMSVAQSRALTLLRANVLAKGFSGARPECADILIEMLNRQVTAYVPLRGSVGASGDLAPLAHLALVAIGEGSAKVGSGAWVGGNDALSQVGLAPLQLEAKEGLSLLNGTQAIGAVGNLALSKAHRVFGAMLVSTATSIEALMGTPVAFDERVHTIRQHQGQVQIAEILRDLLADSQIRESHKENDPRVQDAYSLRCTPQVYGPVLTALRSTEEVLSNESGAATDNPLVFADEAELISGGNFHGAPLALALDQLAIAIVMAMSITERRMDRLVNADASDGLPPFLAPNAGLESGYMIAHVAAVAALNEARVLAHPACIDNSPTSAGKEDHVSMGMTSAIKFDKIVELFAQVVACELVMACQGLEFRKPLLPAKQVQTAYNRVRHIVPPTETDRAFGHDIEMVRQALLNGDLYFNDLIAEFGV; via the coding sequence ATGATTGAACTCTCGGGGCAACCACTGACGCTTGCCGAAATAGAGTCTGTTGCGGTTGATCTTGAGCCGGTTTCGCTGAGCCCAAAGGCGCGGGAAGCGATGCATCGATCACGTAGGGTCGTCGACGATATCATCGCACAAGGGAAGGTCGCCTACGGGGTCAATACCGGATTCGGACGACTCTCTGACGTTGCCATCCCCCACGAAAAGCTGGGAGAGCTCCAGCTCAATCTGGTGCGAAGTCACGCTTGTGGTTTCGGCGAGCCAATGTCGGTTGCACAATCCCGAGCTCTGACGTTGCTTCGCGCGAATGTTCTCGCTAAGGGATTCTCTGGCGCGAGGCCGGAGTGCGCTGACATCTTGATCGAGATGCTCAATAGGCAGGTCACAGCCTATGTACCACTTCGAGGTTCGGTTGGAGCATCGGGTGACCTCGCCCCCCTGGCGCATCTTGCGTTGGTTGCGATCGGAGAGGGCAGCGCAAAAGTCGGCTCCGGCGCGTGGGTAGGCGGGAATGATGCGCTCTCGCAAGTTGGTCTCGCTCCACTTCAACTTGAAGCGAAGGAAGGACTTTCTCTGCTCAATGGGACGCAAGCGATTGGCGCAGTTGGCAACTTGGCCCTAAGCAAAGCACATAGAGTGTTTGGAGCAATGCTGGTGTCGACCGCGACAAGCATCGAAGCTCTAATGGGCACACCAGTCGCGTTCGATGAGCGCGTGCATACCATTCGTCAGCATCAAGGTCAGGTTCAAATTGCAGAAATTCTTAGGGACCTTCTGGCGGATTCCCAAATTCGAGAGTCGCACAAAGAAAACGACCCCCGGGTGCAAGACGCCTACTCTCTCCGGTGCACCCCTCAAGTCTATGGGCCGGTCCTAACGGCACTTCGTTCTACCGAAGAAGTGCTAAGCAACGAGTCAGGAGCAGCGACCGATAATCCGTTGGTTTTTGCCGATGAAGCCGAATTGATCTCTGGCGGGAATTTCCACGGTGCGCCACTGGCGCTCGCGCTAGACCAGCTTGCCATCGCTATCGTTATGGCGATGAGCATCACAGAACGACGGATGGATCGATTGGTGAATGCCGACGCCAGCGACGGACTTCCACCATTTTTGGCACCCAATGCTGGCCTCGAATCCGGTTACATGATCGCACACGTCGCCGCTGTGGCCGCGCTCAACGAAGCCAGAGTTCTGGCACACCCGGCTTGCATCGACAACAGCCCGACCAGCGCTGGCAAAGAGGATCACGTGAGCATGGGTATGACGAGCGCAATCAAGTTCGATAAGATCGTCGAATTGTTCGCTCAAGTGGTGGCCTGTGAACTCGTGATGGCGTGTCAAGGGCTCGAATTCCGCAAGCCGCTGCTGCCCGCAAAACAAGTTCAAACCGCCTACAACCGAGTCCGCCACATCGTGCCGCCGACAGAAACCGATCGCGCATTTGGGCACGATATCGAAATGGTTCGACAAGCCTTGTTGAATGGAGACCTTTACTTTAACGACCTGATCGCTGAATTTGGCGTATAA